A single Salmo trutta chromosome 14, fSalTru1.1, whole genome shotgun sequence DNA region contains:
- the LOC115147462 gene encoding zinc finger protein 420-like — protein sequence MDRDKASPSPSTLQESPGRLPLRTLLLVLVDCRKTPGQSGTERGEDGDLISLRKNHGDIANRCSLRGRGLSSGEPQQHHDADKKEKSLSRSEHLKKHQHRGIGKKPHHCCSDCGKSFAKQDLTIHEQIHTGEKPYHCSQCGKSFTASKTLKSHQRIHTRERPYPCFDCKKCFKQSGAQTTHKHTGEKSYSCDQCGKSFTRDYTLTTHQRIHRGEKPYSCDQCGKSFNQSGHLTIHQRIHTGEKPYSCDQCGKSFTRDYTLTTHQRIHTGEKPYSCDQCGKSFTRDYTLTTHQRIHRGEKPYSCVQCGKSFNQSGHLAIHQRIHTGEKPYSCVQCGKSFNHSGDLTRHQRIHTGEKPYHCDQCGKSFNQSGDLTSHQRIHIGEKPYSCDRCGKSFALSGNLTMHQRIHTGEKPYSCDQCGKSFALSGNLTIHQRIHTGEKPYSCDQCGRSFRRSGHLTTHQRIHTGEKPYSCDQCRKSFTQDSTLIKHQRIHTGEKPYSCDQCGKSFNHSGSLIKHQRIHTGEKPYSCDQCGKSFNQSGHLTIHQRIHTGEKPYSCVQCGKSFNHSGSLIKHQRIHTGEKPYSCDQCGKSFNQSGHLTIHQRIHTGE from the exons ATGGATCGG GACAAAGCTAGTCcttccccctccaccctccaggAGTCCCCAGGTCGACTGCCTCTCCGTACTTTACTACTGGTTCTGGTCGACTGTAGGAAAACACCGGGGCAGAGTGGAActgagagaggagaagatggagATTTGATTTCATTACGTAAGAACCATG GGGACATCGCTAATCGTTGCTCTCTTAGAGGGAGGGGCTTAtcatctggggagcctcaacaacatcatgatgctgacaagaaagagaagagtctctccagatcagaacacctcaagaaacaccagcatagAGGTATAGGGAAGAAACCTcaccactgctgctctgactgtgggaagagttttgctaagCAGGACTTGACTATTCATGAgcaaattcacacaggagagaaaccgtaccactgctctcagtgtgggaagagttttactgcatCTAAAACCTTAAAATCTCATCAGAGAATTCATACACGGGAGAGGCCTTACCCCTGCTTTGATTGTAAAAAATGCTTCAAACAATCAGGAGCCCagactacacacaaacacacaggagaaaagtcttatagctgtgatcagtgtgggaagagttttactcgagATTACACCCTGACTACACACCAGCGCatacacagaggagagaaaccttatagctgtgatcagtgtgggaagagcttcaatcaatcaggacacctgactatacaccagcgcatacacacaggagagaagccttatagctgtgatcagtgtgggaagagttttactcgagATTACACCCTGACTACACACcagcgcatacacacaggagagaagccttacagctgtgatcagtgtgggaagagttttactcgagATTACACCCTGACTACACACCAGCGCatacacagaggagagaaaccttatagctgtgttcagtgtgggaagagcttcaatcaatcAGGACACCTGGCTATACACcagcgcatacacacaggagagaagccttatagctgtgttcagtgTGGAAAGAGCTTCAATCATTCAGGAGACCTGACTagacaccaacgcatacacacaggagagaagccttatcattgtgatcagtgtgggaagagcttcaatcaatcAGGAGACCTAACTTCACACCAGCGCATACACataggagagaagccttatagctgtgatcggtgtgggaagagctttgctcTATCCGGTAACCTGACTAtgcaccaacgcatacacacaggagagaagccttatagctgtgatcagtgtgggaagagctttgctcTATCCGGTAACTTGACTatacaccaacgcatacacacaggagagaagccttatagctgtgatcagtgtggcaggAGTTTCAGGAGGTCAGGAcacctgactacacaccaacgcatacacacaggagagaagccttatagctgtgatcagtgtagGAAGAGCTTTACTCAAGATTCCACCCTGATTAAACatcaacgcatacacacaggagagaagccttatagctgtgatcagtgtgggaagagcttcaatcattCAGGATCCCTGATTAAACatcaacgcatacacacaggagagaagccttatagctgtgatcagtgtgggaagagcttcaatcaatcaggacacctgactatacaccagcgcatacacacaggagagaagccttatagctgtgttcagtgtgggaagagcttcaatcattCAGGATCCCTAATTAAACatcaacgcatacacacaggagagaagccttatagctgtgatcagtgtgggaaaagcttcaatcaATCAGGACACCTGACTATACACcagcgcatacacacaggagaataG